Proteins from one Primulina huaijiensis isolate GDHJ02 chromosome 18, ASM1229523v2, whole genome shotgun sequence genomic window:
- the LOC140965140 gene encoding protein disulfide isomerase-like 5-4, protein MVSTSKIKSVDFYRKIPRDLTEASLSGAGLSIVAAFCMMLLFGMELNDYLRVSTSTSVVVDKSSDGDFLRIDFNISFPALSCEFASVDVSDVLGTNRLNITKTVRKYSIDSKLNPTGSEFRSGPTSNSVKHDDDVDEEYGEGSVSLNARNFDRISHQHAILVVNFFAPWCYWSNRLKPSWEKAAKIIKERYDPEIDGRIIMGKVDCTEEIDLCRRNHIQGYPSIRIFRKGSDVKEDHGHHDHESYYGDRDTDTLVKTMEDLVAPISLQSQNASDHSSSETKNDTKRPAPVAGGCRIEGFVRVKKVPGNLVVSARSAAHSFDASQMNMSHVITHFSFGKMLSPRVMNDMKRMLPYLGRSYDRLNGLSYISNPSDSNANVTIEHYIQVVKSEVMTRSYKLVEEYEYTAHSSLAHSLDIPVAKFHYEPSPMQVLITEDSKSFSHFITNVCAIIGGVFTVAGILDSILHNTFKLMKKVELGKNF, encoded by the exons GCATTTTGCATGATGCTCTTATTTGGAATG GAACTGAATGATTATTTGCGAGTGAGCACCTCTACATCAGTTGTCGTTGATAAGAGCTCTGATGGGGACTTTTTACGAATTGACTTTAATATAAG TTTTCCAGCATTGTCATGTGAATTTGCATCTGTTGATGTCAGTGATGTCTTGGGAACA AATAGGTTGAACATAACAAAGACTGTCCGCAAGTACTCAATAGATTCCAAACTAAACCCTACTGGCTCTGAATTTCGGTCTGGACCTACTTCGAATTCAGTTAAACATGATGATGATGTTGACGAAGAGTATGGGGAAGGTTCTGTTTCACTAAATGCTCGCAATTTCGATAGAATTTCCCACCA GCATGCTATATTAGTGGTAAATTTTTTTGCTCCGTGGTGCTACTGGAGCAACCGCCTG AAACCTTCATGGGAGAAAgctgccaaaataattaaagaaag atATGACCCAGAAATTGATGGACGTATTATAATGGGGAAAGTTGATTGCACTGAAGAAATTGATCTGTGTAGAAG GAATCATATACAAGGGTATCCATCAATTCGCATCTTCCGTAAAGGGAGCGATGTAAA AGAAGATCATGGTCATCATGATCATGAATCATATTATGGCGATCGGGATACAGATACTTTAGTTAAG ACAATGGAGGATTTGGTGGCACCTATTTCTTTGCAGTCACAAAATGCATCAGACCATTCATCATCGGAGAcgaaaaatgatacaaaaaggCCTGCGCCTGTAGCCGGAGGATGTAGAATCGAGGGTTTTGTACGTGTGAAGAAG GTCCCTGGGAATCTTGTTGTATCTGCTCGTTCGGCTGCGCATTCTTTTGATGCTTCTCAGATGAACATGTCACATGTCATTACCCATTTCTCTTTCGGTAAAATGCTCTCTCCGAGGGTAATGAATGACATGAAGAGGATGTTGCCATATCTTGGTAGAAGCTATGACCGATTGAATGGGCTATCATATATCAGTAATCCGAGTGATTCAAATGCAAATGTAACT ATTGAACATTATATTCAAGTTGTGAAAAGTGAGGTGATGACTAGATCTTATAAATTAGTCGAGGAGTACGAATACACAGCCCACAGTAGTTTGGCTCACAGTCTTGATATCCCTGTTGCAAAATTTCATTATGAACCATCACCCATGCAG GTCTTAATAACTGAAGACTCGAAGTCCTTTTCACATTTCATTACAAATGTCTGTGCTATCATTGGAGGTGTTTTCACG GTTGCCGGAATCTTGGACTCGATTCTGCACAACACATTCAAGCTGATGAAAAAGGTTGAACTGGGGAAAAACTTTTGA
- the LOC140964722 gene encoding protein translation factor SUI1 homolog codes for MSDFDIQTPAFDPFADANAENSGAGTKDYVHVRVQQRNGRKSLTTVQGLKKEFSYNKILKDLKKDFCCNGTVVQDPELGQVIQLQGDQRKNVSSFLIQAGIVKKEHIKIHGF; via the exons atgtctgattttgacatccAGACTCCTGCTTTTG ATCCTTTTGCTGATGCAAATGCTGAGAATTCTGGTGCTGGGACAAAGGACTATGTTCATGTTCGAGTCCAACAGCGAAATGGTCGTAAAAGCCTAACAACTGTGCAGGGATTGAAGAAAGAGTTCAGCTATAACAAAATCCTGAAGGATCTTAAGAAAGACTTTTGCTGCAATGGAACTGTTGTTCAGGACCCAGAACTAGGCCAG GTTATTCAACTCCAAGGTGATCAGCGGAAGAACGTTTCTTCCTTTCTTATCCAG GCTGGGATCGTGAAAAAAGAGCATATAAAGATTCATGGTTTCTGA
- the LOC140965237 gene encoding putative multidrug resistance protein encodes MGKKDGIFRYADRVDKFLMFFGTLGSIGDGLQIPLMMFVLSSVINEYGSLNSGISTHSVDKYALRLFYVAIGVGLSAFIEGLCWARTAERQSSCMRLEYLKSVLKQEVGFFDTQAVDSSNTYQVVTTISSDSNTIQVTIGEKIPDCLAYMSSFFFCLIFAFSLSWKLTLAAIPFSLMFIVPGLGFGKMMMDVAIQTIESYAIAGGIAEQAISSIRTLYSYVAETRTLEKFSNTLQKTMELGIKQGFARGLMMGSMGVIYISWGFQAWVGSLLVTKKGEKGGDIFVAGFNVLMGGLNILTALPNLTAITEAKSAAIRIAEMIDREPAIDSDDKKGKALSYVRGEIQFKGVYFCYPSRPETPILEGLDLTVPAGRTVGLVGGSGSGKSTIISLLQRFYDPAEGEILLDGYKINRLHLKWLRSQMGLVNQEPVLFATTIKENIILGKEDASMEDIENAAKAAYVHDFIVKLPDAYETQVGQFGVQLSGGQKQRIAIARALIRNPKILLLDEATSALDSESERIVQKAIDQASKGRTAIVIAHRLSTIKLANLIIVIKSGRVVESGSHDELMQLNDGEYVKMVELQQSTTEIETTTNFNYQNGKNHHKMGVPPSPMSVMSSPRTPTLNPFSPAFSRSTPFSAPYSMQYEASYDSDEENFNQQAHPAPSQLRLLKMNAPEWPRAFLGCLGAIGSGAVQPINAYCVGALISVYFREDKSSITSHARVYSLVFVGLGFFSFFTNLLQHYNFAIMGEKLTKRVREMILNKIMTFEIGWFDQDENTSAAICARLSTEASMVRSLVGDRMSLLAQATFGAIFTYILGLVLAWRLALVMMAAQPLLIGSFYARSVLMKSMSAKAQVAQKEGSQIASEAVINHRTITAFSSQKKIVGLFRDTLEGPRKESVRQSWFAGVGLFSSQFLAAASTALAYWYGGRLLAKDQISPERLFQAFLALLFTAYTIAEAGSMTKDISRGSTAVSSVFAILDRKSEIDPESPRKTNATKINVRGRVELRSVVFAYPTRPEELILKGLSLKINAGTTVALVGQSGSGKSTILGLIERFYDPINGLVCIDEKDIREYDLRTLRSHIALVSQEPTLFAGTIYDNIAYGQNDARESEVRKAARLANAHEFISGMKDGYETYCGERGVQLSGGQRQRIALARAILKDPTILLLDEATSALDSMSESLVQEALGKMMVGRTCVVVAHRLSTIQKSNSIAVIKEGKVAEQGSHSDLLALGNRGAYHSLVKAQGGNSPYR; translated from the exons ATGGGGAAAAAAGATGGCATTTTTCGATATGCGGATAGAGTGGACAAATTCTTAATGTTTTTTGGGACTTTAGGTAGCATTGGAGATGGATTACAGATCCCTCTCATGATGTTTGTTCTAAGTTCTGTGATCAATGAGTACGGATCTCTTAATAGTGGGATCTCTACTCATTCGGTTGACAAG TATGCACTCCGGCTATTCTATGTCGCAATTGGAGTGGGACTATCTGCTTTTATCG AAGGATTATGTTGGGCAAGAACGGCAGAGAGACAAAGTTCTTGCATGAGACTAGAGTACCTGAAATCCGTCCTTAAACAAGAAGTTGGTTTCTTTGACACACAGGCAGTGGATTCTTCTAACACTTATCAAGTTGTCACGACAATATCATCCGACTCAAATACAATACAGGTCACCATAGGCGAAAAG ATACCCGACTGCCTTGCTTACATGTCATCCTTCTTCTTCTGTCTGATATTTGCATTCTCACTATCATGGAAGCTCACTTTGGCTGCTATACCATTCTCCCTAATGTTCATTGTCCCTGGACTTGGCTTCGGAAAAATGATGATGGACGTGGCAATACAAACAATAGAGTCGTATGCAATTGCTGGTGGAATCGCAGAACAAGCAATATCTTCAATCAGGACGCTATACTCATATGTTGCAGAGACTCGAACACTCGAAAAGTTCAGTAACACACTCCAAAAAACGATGGAGCTAGGCATAAAGCAAGGTTTTGCAAGAGGGTTGATGATGGGGAGCATGGGAGTAATATATATCAGCTGGGGATTTCAAGCCTGGGTGGGGTCGCTGCTTGTCACCAAAAAAGGCGAAAAGGGTGGAGATATTTTTGTAGCTGGATTCAATGTTCTTATGGGAGGATT AAATATTTTGACCGCTCTTCCGAACCTGACGGCAATAACAGAAGCAAAGTCTGCTGCCATTAGGATAGCAGAGATGATTGATCGTGAACCAGCCATAGACTCTGACGATAAGAAGGGAAAAGCTCTGTCATACGTTAGAGGCGAAATTCAATTCAAAGGAGTATATTTTTGTTATCCTTCAAGACCTGAGACACCAATCCTGGAAGGCTTGGATCTGACAGTTCCAGCAGGGAGAACAGTAGGCCTTGTTGGGGGTAGTGGCTCTGGCAAGTCAACCATAATTTCGCTGCTTCAAAGATTTTACGATCCAGCAGAAGGTGAAATTTTGTTGGatggatataaaataaataggcTGCATCTCAAATGGTTGAGATCCCAAATGGGATTGGTTAATCAAGAACCTGTACTATTTGCAACAACTATAAAAGAGAATATAATACTGGGGAAAGAGGATGCATCAATGGAAGATATAGAAAATGCAGCCAAAGCTGCATATGTACATGATTTCATAGTTAAGTTGCCAGATGCCTACGAAACTCAA GTTGGTCAATTTGGAGTACAGTTATCTGGAGGGCAAAAGCAGCGAATAGCCATAGCCAGGGCACTGATAAGGAATCCAAAAATATTGCTTCTCGATGAAGCCACAAGTGCACTTGACTCAGAGTCTGAGCGAATTGTACAGAAGGCAATAGACCAGGCGTCAAAGGGAAGGACTGCAATTGTCATAGCTCACCGTCTCTCAACAATCAAATTGGCTAATTTGATTATAGTTATCAAGTCAGGAAGAGTAGTTGAATCAGGCTCACATGACGAACTTATGCAACTGAATGACGGAGAGTACGTCAAAATGGTAGAATTGCAGCAATCAACAACTGAGATTGAGACCACAACTAATTTCAATTACCAGAATGGAAAAAATCACCACAAGATGGGTGTCCCTCCTAGCCCCATGAGTGTTATGTCTAGCCCACGTACTCCAACTCTGAACCCATTTAGCCCAGCATTTTCAAGGAGCACACCCTTTTCCGCTCCTTACTCGATGCAGTACGAGGCTTCATATGATAGTGACGAAGAAAATTTCAACCAGCAAGCTCACCCAGCTCCATCACAGTTGCGTTTACTGAAAATGAATGCACCGGAGTGGCCAAGAGCTTTTCTTGGATGCTTAGGAGCAATAGGCTCTGGAGCAGTTCAACCAATTAATGCATATTGTGTTGGAGCACTTATATCAGTTTACTTCAGGGAAGATAAATCCTCCATCACATCTCATGCAAGGGTTTATTCCCTAGTATTTGTTGGCCTTGGATTCTTTAGCTTCTTCACCAACCTTCTGCAGCACTACAATTTCGCAATCATGGGAGAAAAGTTAACCAAAAGGGTTCGGGAGATGATTCTGAATAAAATTATGACTTTTGAAATTGGGTGGTTTGATCAAGATGAGAATACAAGCGCAGCAATATGTGCTCGCCTGTCAACAGAAGCAAGCATGGTTCGCTCTCTTGTTGGGGATCGCATGTCACTTTTGGCTCAAGCCACTTTTGGGGCTATCTTCACCTATATCCTAGGCCTCGTTTTAGCATGGAGACTAGCCCTTGTGATGATGGCAGCTCAACCTTTACTAATAGGGAGCTTTTATGCGAGGAGTGTTCTGATGAAGAGTATGTCTGCAAAAGCTCAAGTAGCACAAAAAGAGGGAAGCCAAATTGCAAGCGAAGCAGTCATTAATCATAGAACCATAACCGCCTTTTCGTCTCAGAAAAAGATAGTGGGGCTTTTTAGAGACACGTTAGAAGGCCCGCGGAAGGAGAGTGTTAGACAATCCTGGTTTGCAGGTGTTGGCCTCTTCAGCTCTCAGTTTCTTGCAGCAGCTTCAACAGCTTTAGCTTACTGGTACGGAGGGAGGCTATTGGCAAAGGATCAAATATCTCCAGAGAGACTCTTTCAAGCATTTCTAGCACTTCTATTTACTGCATATACCATTGCAGAGGCTGGGAGTATGACCAAAGATATATCTAGAGGAAGTACTGCCGTAAGTTCAGTTTTTGCAATACTTGACAGAAAGAGTGAGATCGATCCCGAAAGCCCAAGAAAAACTAATGCGACTAAAATCAATGTCAGGGGCCGAGTGGAGCTGAGAAGTGTAGTCTTTGCGTATCCCACAAGACCTGAAGAATTGATCTTGAAGGGTCTCAGCCTTAAAATCAATGCTGGAACCACTGTAGCATTGGTTGGCCAGAGTGGATCAGGGAAATCCACAATCCTTGGGCTCATTGAAAGATTTTATGATCCTATCAATGGATTGGTGTGCATTGATGAAAAGGACATCAGAGAATACGATCTCAGAACCTTGAGGTCACACATTGCATTGGTCAGCCAGGAGCCAACACTATTTGCCGGAACCATCTACGACAACATAGCATACGGCCAAAACGATGCGAGGGAATCTGAGGTAAGGAAGGCAGCAAGGCTGGCAAATGCCCACGAATTCATAAG TGGAATGAAAGATGGATACGAAACATATTGTGGGGAAAGAGGCGTGCAGCTATCCGGAGGGCAGAGACAAAGAATAGCATTAGCTCGTGCCATTTTGAAGGACCCCACTATCCTGTTGTTGGACGAAGCAACGAGTGCTCTCGATAGCATGTCGGAGAGCTTGGTTCAAGAAGCACTGGGGAAGATGATGGTAGGAAGAACGTGTGTTGTCGTTGCTCATCGATTATCGACGATACAGAAATCAAACTCCATTGCTGTGATCaaagaagggaaagttgcaGAACAAGGCTCGCATTCTGATCTACTGGCCTTGGGAAATCGAGGTGCATACCATTCTCTAGTTAAAGCACAAGGTGGCAACTCTCCATACCGCTAA
- the LOC140965099 gene encoding polycomb group protein FIE1 isoform X1 produces the protein MAKVPLGCDPVVGSLTPSKKREYKVTNRLQEGKRPIYAIVFNFIDSRYFNAFATAGGNRVTVYQCLEGGVIAVLQSYIDEDKDESFYTVSWACNNDGTPFLVAGGLNGIIRVIDTGNEKIYKSFVGHGDSINEIRTQPLKPSLVVSASKDESVRLWNIHTGICILIFSGAGGHRNEVLSVDFHPSDMYRIASCGMDNTVKIWSLKEFWTYVEKSFTWTDLPSKFPTKYVQFPIFIASVHTNYVDCNRWIGDFILSKSVDNELVLWEPKMKEQSPGEGTADILQKYPVPECDIWFIKFSCDFHYQTVAVGNREGKIYVWEVQSNPPVLTARLSHVQSKSAIRLTAMSFDGSIILCCCEDGTIWRWDEVASS, from the exons ATGGCCAAGGTTCCGTTAGGGTGCGATCCGGTGGTGGGATCACTGACGCCGTCGAAGAAGCGCGAGTATAAGGTCACCAATAGACTCCAGGAAGGCAAACGTCCCATCTATGCTATCGTTTTCAACTTCATTGACTCCCGCTACTTCAATGCCTTCGCCACCGCCGGTGGTAATCGC GTTACTGTATACCAATGCCTGGAAGGTGGTGTTATAGCTGTACTTCAGTCCTACATCGATGAAGAT AAAGATGAATCTTTTTATACTGTAAGTTGGGCGTGTAATAATGATGGAACTCCATTTTTGGTGGCTGGAGGACTTAATGGAATTATCCGTGTTATTGATACTGGCAATGAGAAGATATACAAG AGTTTTGTTGGTCATGGGGATTCAATAAATGAAATTAGGACTCAGCCATTGAAACCATCACTGGTGGTGTCAGCAAGCAAA GATGAATCAGTTCGGCTATGGAACATCCATACTGGAATatgtattttgatattttctggTGCTGGGGGACATCGTAATGAAGTTCTTAGTGTG GACTTCCACCCTTCAGACATGTATCGTATTGCAAGCTGTGGAATGGACAACACTGTTAAAATCTGGTCATTGAAAG AATTTTGGACGTACGTAGAGAAATCATTTACTTGGACCGACCTACCTTCCAAGTTTCCTACTAAATATGTGCAGTTCCCT ATATTTATTGCATCAGTACATACTAATTATGTTGACTGCAATCGGTGGATTGGTGACTTTATACTGTCCAAG AGTGTTGATAATGAACTTGTACTATGGGAACCAAAAATGAAAGAACAGTCCCCTGGTGAG GGCACTGCTGACATTCTTCAAAAATATCCCGTCCCTGAATGTGATATTTGGTTCATCAAGTTTTCCTGTGATTTCCATTATCAGACCGTGGCTGTAG GGAATAGGGAAGGAAAGATATATGTATGGGAAGTGCAATCTAATCCTCCTGTCCTCACTGCAAG GTTATCTCATGTTCAGTCAAAATCTGCGATTAGATTAACTGCCATGTCCTTTGATGGAAG CATTATTCTCTGTTGCTGTGAAGATGGAACAATATGGCGCTGGGACGAGGTAGCAAGTTCATGA
- the LOC140965099 gene encoding polycomb group protein FIE1 isoform X2 codes for MLSFSTSLTPATSMPSPPPVVTVYQCLEGGVIAVLQSYIDEDKDESFYTVSWACNNDGTPFLVAGGLNGIIRVIDTGNEKIYKSFVGHGDSINEIRTQPLKPSLVVSASKDESVRLWNIHTGICILIFSGAGGHRNEVLSVDFHPSDMYRIASCGMDNTVKIWSLKEFWTYVEKSFTWTDLPSKFPTKYVQFPIFIASVHTNYVDCNRWIGDFILSKSVDNELVLWEPKMKEQSPGEGTADILQKYPVPECDIWFIKFSCDFHYQTVAVGNREGKIYVWEVQSNPPVLTARLSHVQSKSAIRLTAMSFDGSIILCCCEDGTIWRWDEVASS; via the exons ATGCTATCGTTTTCAACTTCATTGACTCCCGCTACTTCAATGCCTTCGCCACCGCCGGTG GTTACTGTATACCAATGCCTGGAAGGTGGTGTTATAGCTGTACTTCAGTCCTACATCGATGAAGAT AAAGATGAATCTTTTTATACTGTAAGTTGGGCGTGTAATAATGATGGAACTCCATTTTTGGTGGCTGGAGGACTTAATGGAATTATCCGTGTTATTGATACTGGCAATGAGAAGATATACAAG AGTTTTGTTGGTCATGGGGATTCAATAAATGAAATTAGGACTCAGCCATTGAAACCATCACTGGTGGTGTCAGCAAGCAAA GATGAATCAGTTCGGCTATGGAACATCCATACTGGAATatgtattttgatattttctggTGCTGGGGGACATCGTAATGAAGTTCTTAGTGTG GACTTCCACCCTTCAGACATGTATCGTATTGCAAGCTGTGGAATGGACAACACTGTTAAAATCTGGTCATTGAAAG AATTTTGGACGTACGTAGAGAAATCATTTACTTGGACCGACCTACCTTCCAAGTTTCCTACTAAATATGTGCAGTTCCCT ATATTTATTGCATCAGTACATACTAATTATGTTGACTGCAATCGGTGGATTGGTGACTTTATACTGTCCAAG AGTGTTGATAATGAACTTGTACTATGGGAACCAAAAATGAAAGAACAGTCCCCTGGTGAG GGCACTGCTGACATTCTTCAAAAATATCCCGTCCCTGAATGTGATATTTGGTTCATCAAGTTTTCCTGTGATTTCCATTATCAGACCGTGGCTGTAG GGAATAGGGAAGGAAAGATATATGTATGGGAAGTGCAATCTAATCCTCCTGTCCTCACTGCAAG GTTATCTCATGTTCAGTCAAAATCTGCGATTAGATTAACTGCCATGTCCTTTGATGGAAG CATTATTCTCTGTTGCTGTGAAGATGGAACAATATGGCGCTGGGACGAGGTAGCAAGTTCATGA
- the LOC140964790 gene encoding photosynthetic NDH subunit of lumenal location 3, chloroplastic: MANAANLNVIFETLPAIPKLCSFKNIRRKAKICCYLDKKNDGIQEPSRRFVLSVATVALFGNAGVRNSMAEDNGFWITGPIPVPYAVNDINNKETGTRSFIKKGVYIANIGTKGRMRRLKKYAFDLIAMGDLIAQGDTLNYVRRYLRLKSTFMYYDFDEVISAALEDDKKSLTDLANRLFDSVEKLESAVRKQNLTQTESCHQATVLILEEVMSRMA, translated from the exons ATGGCGAATGCAGCTAATTTGAATGTTATATTTGAGACTCTACCTGCCATTCCCAAGCTTTGCAGCTTCAAAAATATTCGCAGAAAGGCTAAAATTTGTTGCTATCTTGACAAGAAGAATGATGGGATTCAAGAGCCTTCAAGAAGATTCGTATTAAGTGTTGCAACAGTTGCGCTGTTCGGGAACGCCGGTGTCCGGAATTCGATGGCAGAAGACAACGGATTTTGGATCACTGGTCCTATACCAGTGCCTTATGCTGTCAATG ATATTAACAACAAAGAGACGGGAACTCGTTCTTTTATCAAGAAAGGAGTTTACATTGCAAACATTGGCACTAAAGGGAGAATGCGTAGATTGAAAAAATATGCTTTTGATCTCATAGCTATGGGGGACTTGATAGCGCAAGGGGACACATTGAATTATGTCCGGAGATATCTACGTCTTAAATCTACGTTCATGTACTATGATTTCGACGAAGTTATATCCGCAGCATTGGAAGATGATAAGAAATCTCTTACTGATCTTGCCAACAGATTATTTGACAGTGTAGAAAAG CTCGAAAGCGCTGTAAGAAAGCAGAATTTGACTCAGACCGAGTCGTGTCATCAAGCTACAGTATTGATTCTTGAAGAGGTCATGAGTCGAATGGCATAA